One Rosa chinensis cultivar Old Blush chromosome 5, RchiOBHm-V2, whole genome shotgun sequence genomic region harbors:
- the LOC112167516 gene encoding probable leucine-rich repeat receptor-like protein kinase At1g35710: MRIMTISDFYGKACFLACVILYVQLVSSPNSVFASASSTEAEALLKWKASFQNQTQNNLTSWTYFPSNSTSPKANASPCNVWTGISCNIAGSVNRINLTNSGIQGTLHEFPFLSLPNLEYIDLSLNELFDAIPPQISSLSKLIYFDLSYNLLTGIIPPEICLLSNLQVLHLNENQLNGSIPQEIGQLKFLYELDLYSNYLEGPIPASLGNLINLASLALNDNQLSGKIPLEIGLLANLQVLHLNENQLNGSIPQEIGQLKFLYELYLYLNYLDGPIPASLGNLMNLASLALNDNQLSGSIPLEIGNLSNLVDMEMGNNRLTGPIPPNFGSLKDLAYLHLYHNQLSGSIPPEIGNLSNSIEIGMGYNHLAGPIPPNFGSLKSLTVLHLHMNNLSGSIPTSLGDMTNLESLFLYENQLSGAIPIEIGNLKAMVDLELSTNHLNGSIPISFGELRNLETLFLRENQLSGSIPKEIGNLMKLSTLELDTNQLSGYLPQNICRGGLLENFTAYSNHLTGPLPKSLKTCKSLVRFLLHGNHLTGNISEEFGAYPNLQYIDLSHNNFYGDISPVWGECSRLGTLRVAGNNLSGSIPPEIGNATQIHVLDLSSNCLVGVVPNEIGRLTSLVNLILNGNQLWGRIPSEFRSLKDLEYLDLSTNKFNESIPSTLGDLSSLHYLNLSNNQFSKKIPFQLGNLVHLSQLDLSHNSLEHQIPSEMSQMQSLEILNLSHNNLSGSIPKKFEQMHSWVQIDISYNQLQGPVPNNKAFQDAPLEGNEGLCGNIAGLQPCTIPFTENKHASKKDRRLVLIIVFPVLGTLLLAFLAISLVRKRRNKEQDTKQSNVELREVFSISEFDGRRMYDEIIKATNDFDVLYCIGKGGSGSVYKAKLLSGSIVAVKKLHSILDGEESSQKEFLNEIKALIEIRHRNIVKLRGFCSHAHHSFLVYDYLEKGSLASILSKEYEAQKLDWSTRVRIVKGVAHALSYMHHDCSPPIVHRDISSNNILLNYEYEPCVSDFGTAKLLNADSSNWTARAGTYGYIAPELAYTMKVTEKCDVYGFGVLALEVIMGKLGEVISSFSSSSSNGGKLLKDVLDQRLPAPTPHVHDELVTIASLAIACKHPHPQSRPTMHKVSQVLSSQPASSSGQPEITLAQLIS, translated from the exons ATGAGAATCATGACAATATCAGATTTTTATGGTAAAGCTTGCTTTCTAGCTTGTGTCATCTTGTATGTTCAGCTAGTTTCATCACCAAACAGTGTTTTTGCTTCTGCTAGTTCAACTGAAGCAGAGGCTCTTCTCAAATGGAAAGCCAGCTTTCAAAACCAAACCCAGAATAATCTGACCTCATGGACTTACTTTCCTAGTAATTCCACCAGTCCGAAAGCAAATGCAAGCCCATGCAATGTTTGGACTGGAATTTCATGCAACATTGCTGGAAGTGTCAACAGGATAAACCTCACAAATTCTGGTATACAAGGTACGCTGCATGAATTTCCATTCCTGTCCTTACCCAATCTTGAATATATTGACCTCAGCTTGAATGAACTCTTTGACGCCATCCCACCTCAGATTAGTTCTCTCTCCAAACTCATCTATTTTGATCTATCTTATAATCTGTTGACTGGGATAATCCCTCCAGAAATTTGTCTTCTCTCAAATCTTCAGGTCTTGCACCTAAATGAAAACCAGTTAAATGGCTCAATTCCTCAAGAGATAGGTCAGCTTAAGTTTCTTTACGAGCTTGATCTTTACAGTAACTACCTAGAAGGTCCAATTCCTGCTTCTCTAGGTAATTTGATCAACCTGGCTTCTTTGGCTCTCAATGACAATCAACTTTCTGGGAAAATCCCCCTAGAAATTGGTCTTCTCGCAAATCTTCAGGTCTTGCACCTAAATGAAAACCAGTTAAATGGCTCAATTCCACAAGAGATCGGTCAGCTTAAGTTTCTTTACGAGCTTTATCTTTACCTCAATTACCTAGATGGTCCAATTCCTGCTTCTCTAGGTAATTTGATGAACCTGGCTTCTTTGGCTCTCAATGACAATCAACTTTCTGGTTCCATTCCTCTAGAGATTGGAAACCTTTCAAATTTGGTTGATATGGAAATGGGTAACAACCGTTTAACGGGTCCAATCCCTCCAAATTTTGGAAGCCTAAAAGACCTGGCGTATTTGCATCTTTATCACAATCAACTTTCTGGTTCCATTCCTCCAGAGATAGGAAACCTTTCAAATTCGATTGAAATAGGAATGGGTTACAACCACTTAGCAGGTCCAATCCCTCCAAATTTTggaagcttaaaaagcctaaCTGTGTTGCACTTGCACATGAATAATCTTTCTGGTTCAATACCAACATCTTTAGGTGATATGACAAACCTCgagtctctctttctctatgaaAATCAACTTTCTGGTGCCATTCCTATAGAGATAGGTAACTTGAAAGCCATGGTAGATTTAGAGTTGAGCACAAATCACCTCAATGGCTCCATTCCTATATCATTCGGTGAGTTGAGAAACTTGGAAACCTTATTCCTTCGTGAAAACCAACTTTCTGGATCCATCCCCAAAGAAATAGGGAATCTCATGAAGTTGAGTACATTGGAATTGGATACTAACCAACTCTCTGGTTATTTGCCCCAAAATATTTGCCGCGGCGGATTACTAGAAAACTTTACAGCATACAGCAACCATTTGACAGGTCCACTCCCCAAAAGCTTGAAAACTTGCAAGAGCTTAGTTAGATTCCTTCTTCATGGGAACCATCTGACTGGCAATATATCTGAAGAATTTGGTGCCTATCCAAATCTTCAATATATAGACCTAAGCCACAACAATTTCTACGGTGATATCTCACCTGTCTGGGGGGAATGTTCGCGATTAGGAACTCTCCGAGTTGCGGGCAACAACCTGAGTGGTAGCATTCCACCTGAGATTGGAAATGCAACCCAAATTCATGTACTCgatctttcttcaaattgttTAGTTGGTGTGGTTCCAAATGAGATTGGGAGATTAACTTCTTTGGTGAATCTGATTTTGAATGGTAATCAACTTTGGGGTCGGATACCCTCAGAATTTAGATCATTGAAGGatcttgaatatcttgaccTGTCAACGAACAAATTCAATGAGTCAATTCCAAGCACTTTAGGTGACTTGTCCAGTTTACACTACTTGAACTTGAGCAACAACCAGTTCAgcaaaaaaattccatttcaatTGGGGAATTTAGTCCACCTGTCTCAGCTAGACTTAAGTCATAATTCATTGGAGCATCAGATACCATCAGAAATGAGCCAAATGCAAAGCTTAGAGATTCTGAATCTTTCCCACAATAATCTTTCTGGTTCCATACCCAAAAAATTTGAACAAATGCATAGCTGGGTTCAAATCGACATATCCTACAACCAGTTGCAGGGTCCCGTCCCCAACAACAAAGCATTTCAAGATGCTCCTTTGGAAGGCAATGAAGGATTGTGTGGCAATATTGCAGGACTTCAACCCTGCACTATTCCCTTCACGGAGAATAAGCATGCCTCAAAAAAAGATCGAAGACTGGTGCTTATAATTGTTTTCCCTGTTTTGGGGACACTTTTACTTGCCTTCCTAGCAATTTCCTTGgttagaaaaagaagaaacaaagagcAGGATACAAAGCAGAGCAATGTGGAGCTCAGAGAAGTTTTTTCCATATCTGAATTTGATGGAAGAAGAATGTATGACGAAATCATCAAGGCAACCAATGATTTTGATGTCCTATATTGCATCGGAAAGGGAGGATCCGGAAGTGTCTACAAGGCAAAGCTGCTATCAGGTAGCATAGTTGCAGTGAAGAAACTCCACTCAATACTTGATGGTGAGGAGTCGTCTCAGAAGGAATTCCTTAACGAAATAAAGGCGCTAATAGAAATACGACACCGGAACATTGTGAAACTTCGTGGTTTCTGTTCACACGCTCACCACTCGTTTTTGGTCTATGACTACCTAGAAAAAGGTAGCTTGGCTTCAATCTTGAGCAAAGAATATGAAGCTCAAAAGTTGGACTGGAGCACAAGGGTGAGGATTGTGAAAGGTGTAGCTCATGCCTTGTCTTATATGCATCATGATTGCTCACCACCTATAGTGCATCGAGACATATCAAGCAACAACATTTTGCTTAATTACGAATATGAGCCTTGTGTTTCAGACTTTGGCACTGCTAAGCTTCTAAATGCAGACTCATCAAATTGGACTGCCCGTGCAGGCACATATGGATATATAGCACCAG AGCTGGCATACACAATGAAGGTAACTGAGAAATGCGATGTTTATGGCTTTGGAGTGCTGGCACTGGAAGTGATAATGGGGAAGCTGGGTGAAGTCATTTCCTCTTTCTCGTCTTCATCCTCCAATGGAGGCAAATTGCTGAAGGATGTATTGGACCAACGCCTCCCCGCTCCCACACCTCATGTTCATGATGAATTGGTAACCATTGCAAGCCTAGCAATTGCATGCAAACATCCCCACCCACAATCCAGGCCAACAATGCACAAGGTTTCTCAGGTCTTATCATCCCAGCCTGCAAGTTCCTCAGGACAACCAGAGATTACACTTGCGCAACTCATTAGTTAA
- the LOC112202306 gene encoding uncharacterized protein LOC112202306, which translates to MANGRQGPRFLHQLRTKALPQHQMRSSTQKISKLAKSLSKPTTPAQAPAAPLHSSVEQIITSIPTHVPKHHCPPQVQSSPLMRMLRSASVKQGSTSINQGSTSIQQESTSTANATQPTQVACSPTVEEGTNTNSSAVRKKVRGETRCLELSKRKRDGVQLDIDIPKHTMRAVGTNCQFCITGMGCFVRKNVPLQIKKWSELSREDVALLIRHAREKFKLSNESHVDEAIEKHMMRYFTTWRYNLRKKFLKYDSIEEAVENRPEDVEEEDWNYLIANLWQDGKWLETSEKNKKNRDKLEITHCAGTKAFSRLRTENRNPENGEEVGRIDLFKLTRYSEKKSAWVGDTAKNAFEEMKNLQNVPQMNEETGEIMTEDEIYDKVLSKIVGPPRSGYIRGLGAGPKPKRSKLAANDAQLREANQRADQAERRAMQLVEELMAVKSTAAQQNEELKTVKADAAQQNEELKAVKARATQQNEELEALKARQNQTDTLLLKLMAQLSQN; encoded by the exons atgGCTAATGGTAGACAAGGTCCAAGGTTTCTACATCAATTGCGGACAAAAGCACTGCCACAGCACCAAATGCGATCATCTACTCAAAAGATTTCAAAGCTTGCAAAGTCTTTAAGTAAGCCTACAACACCAGCACAAGCACCGGCAGCCCCATTGCACTCATCAGTAGAGCAGATTATCACTTCCATTCCTACTCATGTTCCAAAACATCATTGTCCACCTCAAGTTCAATCATCACCACTTATGCGAATGCTAAGATCAGCTTCTGTTAAGCAAGGGTCAACTTCTATTAACCAAGGATCAACTTCTATTCAACAAGAATCAACTTCAACTGCAAATGCCACACAGCCTACTCAAGTTGCTTGTTCCCCCACGGTAGAAGAGGGCACTAATACTAATA GCAGTGCAGTTCGCAAGAAAGTACGTGGTGAGACTCGATGTCTTGAGCTATCCAAGAGGAAGCGTGATGGTGTTCAACTTGATATTGATATTCCAAAGCATACTATGAGAGCTGTAGGAACAAATTGTCAATTCTGCATTACTGGTATGGGGTGCTTTGTTCGAAAAAATGTTCCATTGCAAATTAAGAAGTGGTCTGAGCTCTCAAGAGAAGATGTTGCTTTGCTAATTCGTCATGCCCGT GAAAAATTCAAGTTGAGCAATGAGTCTCATGTGGATGAGGCAATTGAGAAACATATGATGAGATATTTTACCACTTGGCGCTATAATTTGCGTAAGAAATTTCTGAAATATGACTCAATAGAGGAAGCTGTAGAAAATCGACCTGAAGATGTGGAAGAGGAAGATTGGAACTATTTGATTGCAAATCTGTGGCAAGATGGAAAGTGGCTG gaaacaagtgaaaaaaacaagaaaaacagagaTAAGTTGGAGATAACACATTGTGCAGGGACAAAGGCATTTAGTCGCCTTAGAACTGAAAAT CGAAATCCTGAGAATGGAGAGGAAGTTGGTCGTATTGACCTTTTCAAGCTCACACGATATAGCGAAAAGAAATCTGCATGGGTTGGTGATACTGCAAAGAATGCTTTT GAAGAGATGAAGAATCTACAAAACGTCCCACAAATGAATGAAGAAACTGGTGAAATAATGACTGAAGATGAGATCTATGATAAAGTTCTTTCAAAAATTGTTGGTCCACCTCGATCAGGCTATATACGCGGCTTAGGAGCTGGGCCAAAGCCTAAAAGATCTAAACTTGCAGCAAATGATGCTCAACTGAGGGAGGCAAATCAAAGGGCAGATCAAGCAGAAAGACGAGCAATGCAGCTTGTAGAGGAGTTGATGGCTGTGAAGTCTACTGCAGCTCAGCAAAATGAGGAGTTAAAGACAGTCAAAGCTGATGCAGCTCAGCAAAATGAAGAGTTAAAGGCAGTAAAGGCTAGAGCTACTCAACAAAATGAAGAGTTAGAGGCACTAAAGGCAAGACAAAATCAGACTGACACACTTTTACTTAAATTGATGGCACAATTATCCCAAAACTAG